One genomic region from Bacillota bacterium encodes:
- a CDS encoding MCP four helix bundle domain-containing protein produces MRAFYNLSTSVKLGIGFGTCVLLTVAVGVFSLVQLAKVNQPAREVVEHHLANAIAFGEIDSNMQQLRAREFRHMLAIGNMQEMQATEAAARKNIEAVDETFKQYEASLRGAEDRQTFEELKSAWAEYVVLHHQLIQLNRQGKRDEAERFVAEKMRPVLRERLDPLIHKIDEEIAQKSKRAETVIEETYQRARLWTGIFVVCAVLVSSLFGWLISRYLTGVVRQMMRGMENLRTGDLASLQQAMQAMEQGNLTAEVVTQTPPLNLSTRDEFGTLARTYNAMLDGIHEIGHAFAKAQESMRNALIQAAQAAGEVSGASGELAGSTEQSGQASTEIARGSEQLAQQATAAAQAMDNLDRAIRTVQQGSEAQREAAQQAEEGMRQA; encoded by the coding sequence ATGCGAGCGTTCTACAACCTGAGTACCTCAGTCAAACTGGGCATCGGTTTTGGCACGTGCGTCCTGCTTACCGTAGCAGTGGGCGTTTTCAGCCTCGTTCAGCTGGCGAAAGTAAACCAGCCCGCCCGTGAGGTGGTGGAACACCATCTGGCGAACGCGATTGCCTTTGGCGAAATCGACTCGAACATGCAGCAGCTTCGGGCGCGGGAGTTTCGCCACATGCTGGCAATCGGCAACATGCAGGAGATGCAGGCAACCGAGGCGGCTGCCCGCAAAAACATTGAGGCAGTGGATGAGACGTTCAAGCAGTACGAGGCGTCTCTTCGAGGGGCAGAGGACAGGCAAACCTTCGAAGAGCTGAAGAGCGCATGGGCAGAATACGTGGTGTTGCACCATCAGCTAATACAGCTGAACCGGCAGGGCAAGCGCGATGAAGCAGAACGCTTCGTGGCAGAGAAGATGCGTCCGGTGCTCCGCGAGCGTTTAGACCCTCTCATACACAAGATCGACGAGGAGATTGCCCAGAAGAGCAAGCGTGCTGAGACGGTCATCGAGGAAACCTACCAGAGGGCACGGCTCTGGACGGGCATCTTTGTGGTCTGTGCCGTGCTGGTCAGCTCGCTGTTCGGCTGGCTCATCTCCCGGTACCTGACGGGGGTAGTCCGCCAGATGATGCGCGGCATGGAAAACCTGCGTACCGGCGACCTCGCCAGCCTGCAACAAGCCATGCAGGCGATGGAACAGGGCAACCTGACGGCAGAGGTAGTTACTCAGACACCTCCTCTTAACCTGTCCACCCGTGACGAGTTCGGCACGCTGGCGCGCACCTACAACGCGATGCTGGACGGTATCCACGAGATAGGGCACGCGTTTGCGAAGGCGCAGGAGTCGATGCGCAACGCATTGATTCAGGCGGCGCAGGCAGCCGGAGAGGTATCGGGCGCCAGCGGCGAACTGGCGGGGTCCACCGAGCAGTCTGGGCAGGCCTCCACCGAAATCGCGCGCGGCAGCGAGCAACTCGCCCAGCAAGCCACCGCAGCCGCCCAGGCAATGGACAACTTAGACCGAGCCATCCGCACCGTGCAGCAGGGCAGCGAGGCACAACGCGAAGCCGCTCAGCAGGCGGAAGAGGGCATGAGGCAAGC